One genomic window of Leopardus geoffroyi isolate Oge1 chromosome C3, O.geoffroyi_Oge1_pat1.0, whole genome shotgun sequence includes the following:
- the PDC gene encoding phosducin has translation MEEAKSQSLEEDFEGQATHTGPKGVINDWRKFKLESEDSDSVPPSKKEILRQMSSPQSRDNKDSKERFSRKMSIQEYELIHRDKEDENCLRKYRRQCMQDMHQKLSFGPRYGFVYELETGEQFLETIEKEQKITTIVVHIYEDGIKGCDALNSSFTCLAVEYPMVKFCKIKASNTGARDRFSSDVLPTLLVYKGGELISNFISVSEQFSEEFFAGDVESFLNEYGLLPERETHALDQTNMEEDIE, from the exons ATGGAAGAAGCCAAAAGCCAAAGTTTGGAGGAAGACTTTGAAGGACAGGCTACCCATACAG gacCCAAAGGAGTAATAAATGATTGGAGAAAGTTTAAATTAGAGAGTGAAGACAGTGATTCAGTTCCACCAAGCAAGAAGGAGATTCTGAGACAAATGTCTTCTCCTCAGAGTAGAGATAACAAAGACTCAAAAGAAAGATTCAGCAGAAAG ATGAGCATTCAAGAATATGAACTAATCCACCGggacaaagaagatgaaaattgCCTTCGTAAATACCGGAGACAGTGTATGCAGGATATGCACCAGAAGCTGAGTTTTGGGCCTAGATATGGGTTTGTGTATGAGCTGGAAACTGGGGAGCAATTCCTGGAAACTAttgaaaaagagcagaaaatcaCCACAATTGTTGTTCACATTTATGAAGATGGCATTAAGGGCTGTGATGCTCTAAACAGTAGCTTTACATGCCTTGCAGTTGAATACCCTATGGTCaagttttgtaaaataaaggcTTCTAATACAGGTGCTAGGGATCGCTTTTCCTCAGATGTACTCCCCACACTGCTTGTCTACAAAGGTGGGGAACTCATAAGCAATTTTATTAGTGTTTCTGAACAGTTTTCAGAAGAATTTTTTGCTGGGGATGTGGAGTCTTTCCTAAATGAATATGGGTTACTTCCTGAAAGAGAGACACATGCCCTAGATCAGACCAACATGGAGGAAGATATTGAATAA